The following proteins are encoded in a genomic region of Marasmius oreades isolate 03SP1 chromosome 10, whole genome shotgun sequence:
- a CDS encoding uncharacterized protein (MEROPS:MER0033213): MFRSLPAVAFFCSGVLAAQVQLGNTVLTGNNTLLLLEFFGGIPYAEPPIGNLRLREPVLKPTLNVSTFDATHFGPACLQSPANSASSEDCLTVNIYRPTDLVRGNKLLPVMVFIHGGGFLAGSSAQYDGYPLVLKSINRGTPVIYASLNYRLGPLGFPAGAEAERNNALNLGLKDQITALQWIKKNVAAFGGDPTKMTVFGQSAGAVSVGVLLLNSGIENYVRGAILESGGAGTTFTFSASRRQNSWDTFVDAIQGCSSTSANTFDCIRSASSSSLLQATDISLAEANEQFPWAPTLDGPNGLLPELPSQMYAKGRFSRIPFISGTDLDEATLFTSNTTSSSDMVRNGIISNCTTTSDGSGGTELDNAADVLLQLYPNDPTLGSPFNTGSDTFGLSSQYKRSSAITGDLMFHSVRRLWTQTAAQAGVKAYGYLFTGPKLELAPPALGVSHGTELFYVYGLVPLAGAPLNHIFLSDKIMDYWISFVSTLDPNDGKGAQRPVWPEYSSTNPVLLELNADNIDSILDNYRANGINFLSNNAVLFRH; the protein is encoded by the exons ATGTTTAGAAGTCTCCCCGCGGTAGCATTTTTCTGCTCCGGTGTTCTCGCtgctcaagttcaactcGGAAACACGGTTCTAACTGGCAACAATACTCTCCTCCTTCTCGAATTTTTTGGAG GCATTCCTTACGCTGAACCTCCTATCGGAAATTTACGACTTCGTGAACCTGTTCTAAAACCGACGCTCAACGTCTCTACTTTCGATGCCACTCACTTTGGCCCAGCTTGCCTGCAATCACCTGCG AATTCCGCGAGTTCGGAAGACTGTCTCACCGTGAACATTTATCGCCCTACAGATCTCGTTCGCGGGAACAAACTTCTGCCGGTGATGGTGTTCATCCACGGTGGTGGCTTCCTTG CTGGAAGTTCTGCTCAGTACGACGGGTATCCTTTGGTATTGAAGAGTATAAATCGG GGCACCCCAGTCATCTACGCAAGCCTAAATTATCGCCTCGGTCCACTTGGGTTCCCTGCGGGGGCTGAGGCTGAACGGAACAACGCTCTGAATCTCGGACTGAAGGATCAAATAACAGCACTGCAGTGGATCAAGAAGAATGTCGCTGCATTTGGTGGTGACCCTACTAAG ATGACAGTTTTCGGTCAAAGTGCCGGAGCCGTATCTGTTGGCGTCCTACTTCTCAACTCAGGGATAGAAAACTACGTGAGAGGTGCG ATTTTGGAATCCGGTGGTGCGGGAACAACGTTTACTTTCTCCGCTTCTCGGAGACAAAATTCCTGGGACACATTCGTCGATGCTATCCAGGGTTGTTCCTCAACCTCCGCGAACACTTTTGATTGCATCAGAAGCGCAAGTTCGAGTTCGCTGTTGCAAGCTACGGACATATCTCTCGCAGAAGCTAACGAACAGTTCCCATGGGCACCTACGTTGGATGGACCGAATGGATTACTACCCGAACTTCCTTCACAGATGTACGCCAAGGGTCGGTTTTCGAGGATTCCATTCATATCTGGGACGGATCTTGACGAAG CGACTCTGTTTACATCTAATACGACCTCGTCCTCGGATATGGTACGGAACGGGATCATCTCAAACTGTACCACCACGAGTGATGGATCAGGAGGTACCGAGCTCGACAACGCTGCGGACGTGTTACTTCAGCTGTATCCTAATGATCCTACCCTTGGTTCCCCATTCAACACGGGAAGTGACACTTTCGGACTGAGTAGCCAATACAAGAGATCTTCAGCCATTA CTGGTGACTTGATGTTCCACTCCGTACGTCGACTTTGGACTCAAACTGCGGCTCAAGCTGGAGTCAAAGCGTACGGGTATCTTTTCACTGGACCAAAGTTGGAGCTCGCGCCGCCTGCGCTTGGAG TTTCGCATGGCACCGAACTCTTTTACGTCTACGGCCTCGTCCCGCTAGCCGGAGCACCACTGAATCACATATTCCTCAGCGACAAGATTATGGATTATTGGATTTCTTTTGTTTCAACCTTGGATCCGAACGATGGCAAGGGAGCACAGA GACCTGTCTGGCCGGAATATAGTAGTACCAATCCG GTTTTGTTGGAACTCAATGCCGACAACATTGATTCTATCCTG GACAATTATCGAGCGAATGGAATCAACTTCCTCAGTAACAATGCAGTATTATTCCGCCACTAA